The genomic region AGGGCGGCCGCGAAGCCGATCCAGTAGGAGTAGCCGGCGTCGATCAGGGTCAGCGCGATGAAGGTGGTCACCATCGCCATCGGCGCCTGGGCGAAGTTGACGATCCGCGTGGAGCGGAAGATCAGCACCAGCGCCAGCGCGAACGCGGCGTACACGGCGCCGAGCGTGAGCCCGCCGAGGGCGGTGTTCACGAGTTGTTGCACGTCGATCTCCGTTCTTGGGGTGGGCGGTGCGGCTCAGAAGCCGAGGTAGGCATGGCGCAGCTGGTCGTCGGCGGCCAGGACCGATGCCTTCTCGTCGGCGACGACGCGGCCGAGGTTGAGCACGACGCCGTGGTCGGCCACCGACAGGGCGCTGCGGGCGTTCTGCTCGACGAGCAGGACGCTGAGGCCCTGGTCGTCGACGAGGCCGCGCAGCAGGTCGAAGATCTGCGCCACGATGCGCGGCGCCAGGCCCAGCGACGGCTCGTCGAGCAGCAGCAGGCGGGGCTCCGACATCAGGGCCCGGCCGATGACCAGCATCTGGCGCTCGCCACCCGAGAGCGTGTGCGCCAGGCCGGCACGCCGGTCGGCGAGGACGGGGAAGAGCTCGTAGACGCGCTCGAGGTCCTCGGAGCGCAGCTTGCCGCCCTTGGCCAACCCGCCCAGGCGCAGGTTCTCCTCGATGGTCAGCTCGGTGATCACGCCGCGGCCCTCGGGCACGTGGACCATGCCCAGCGCCGGCATCTGCTCGGCGTTGACCTTGCGCAGCGGCTGGCCGTCGAGGGCGATGGTGCCGGACTCGGGGCGGTGCAGCCCCGAGACGGTGCGCAGCAGCGTGGTCTTGCCGGCGCCGTTGGCGCCGAGGACGGCGGTGATCTGGCCCTTGCCGGCGGAGAACGAGACGTCCTGCAGCGCGGTGATGGGGCCGTAGCCGGCGGTGAGTCGGTCGAGGGTCAGCATCAGTGGGTCACCTCGTCGCCCAGGTAGGCCGCCAGCACGGCGGGGTCGTTGCGCACCTCGTCGGGCGTGCCGTGCGCGATCACCCTGCCGAAGTCGAGGACGGTGATCTCGTCGCAGACCCGCATCACGAGGTCCATGTGGTGCTCGACGAGCATCACCGACATCCGTGAGCCCAGCGACGTCACGAGGTCGCCGAGCTCGTCCATCTCGGCCGACGACAGGCCGCTGGCCGGCTCGTCGAGGAGCAGGAGGGTCGGCTCGGCCGCCAGCGCGCGGGCCAGCGCGACCCGCTTGCGCACCGGGTAGGGCAGACTCGTGGGGTAGCGGTCGGCGTACTGCTCGATGTGCAGCTCGGCCAGCACTGCCCGGGCGCGCTCGCGCAGCGCCTTCTCCTCGCGCCCGGCGCGGGGCAGCGCCAGCAGCGAGCCCAGGAAGCCCGAGCGGGCGTGCCGGTCGGCGCCGACCACGACGTTGTCGAGCACCGTGATCCGGTCGAAGAGGCCCAGGCCCTGCAGCGTGCGGGCCATCGAGAGCCCGGCCAGCTGGTGGGGGGCCAGCTTGTCGAGCACGGTGCCCTCGCGCACGATCCGGCCGGTGTCGGGGGTGACGAAGCCGCAGGCGACGTTGAAGAGCGTGGTCTTGCCGGCGCCGTTGGGGCCGATGACCCCGTGCACCGAGCCGGGGCGCACCGTCAGGCCCACCTCGCTCAGGGCGGTGATCCCGCCGAAGCGCACGGTGACGTCGGAGAGCTCCAGGGCCGGGGCGGGGCCGCCTTCTGCGGACGGTGTGGACGACATGTGGTCCTTCCTGGAGCGGGCAGCCGGACGCGTTCGTCCGGTTGTGACCTGCACCACCTTGGTCGCAGCGCACAGATCGCGCACTAGGCGGAGAGCACAACATTCCTTGGCTGCTGCGCTATTTCACCTCCTTTACGCTGGCGTTCCTTGTGCGTTGGGTGCGAACGTGCTGCTCATGCGTGTTGACGTCGGTCCCGGGAGGGCCACCCTGGAGGACGTCCAGCGCGCCTGGCTGCCGCTGGTGGAGCAGTCCGACCAGATCGCCGACAGCATCACGCTGACGCTGCTCGAGCGCGACGCAGCCGTCTACGACCAGGTCGGGCCCGACCTGCGCGCCGACGTCCGCGAGAGCACCAGGGTGCACATCAGGCGCGGCCTCGAGGTCCTCACCGGCCGGCGCCCGGCCGGCGGCTCGTCGGCGGCCCAGGTGTGGCGCGAGACCGGTCGCCGCCGCGCGCAGCAGGGCGTCCCGCTTGAGCTGGTGCTCAACGCCTACACCGTCGGCGCCCGGATGCTGTGGGAGGCGCTGGTGGCCCACTCGCAGCGCAAGGACGGCCGCGGTGACGAGCCGGTGCTGCTGCTGGCGGCCCGGATCGTGTGGTCGAACCTCGACGTGCAGACCGCGGTGCTCATCTCCGCCTACCGCCGCGAGAGCGCCCGCCTGACCCGCGTCGACCTGCAGCGCCAGCAGTCGGTGCTCGACGCCCTCGTGGAGGGCCGCGGCGCCGACCCCGAGTACGCCGCCGAGGTGCGCGACGCGCTCGGCATCGACCCCGACGCCCCGGTCGGCTGCCTGGTGGCGCTGCTCGACGGCGAGGTCGACGCGGGCCTCGAGCCCAGCGAGGACCGGCTCGAGCGGCTCGGGCTGACCGTGCGCTGGCACGTGCGCGGCGGCACCTACTTCGGGCTCGTGGCCGCTTCGTCGCCCGGCGCGACCGGTGCCACGGTGTCGCCGCTCGCCGAGGACCTCCTCGTCGACGTGGTCGGGCCGCAGGTGCGGGCGCGGGTCGGGGTCTGCGTGGCGCCCGACGGGGTGGCCGGCTTCGCGGCGGCGTACCAGCTGGCGACCCGGGCGGCCGAGACCATGGGCCGGGGCACCACGGGCGCCGTGGCGGTCTCGCAGCGCCTGCCCGAGGTGCTGCTGGCCGGTTCGCCGCAGGTGGCGCCGCTGCTGCTGCGCGAGACCCTCGGCCCGCTGCTGGCCCAGCCCGAGGCCCAGTCGCGCACCCTGCTCGACACGCTCGCCGCGCTGCTGCGCCACGACGGCTCGCCCACGCACGCCGCCGAGGAGCTCTACTGCCACCGCAACACCGTGATCTACCGGCTCAAGCAGATCGAGGAGCTCACCGGGCGGTCCCTGGCCAGCCCCCGCGACAAGCTGCTGCTCGAGCTGGCCCTGATGGCCCGCGACCGCTGACCCGCTCGCCGTTGGTCGAGCAGGGAGGAGCGCCAGCGACGAGCGTCGCCGAGACCCCGTGAGAACCGCGCCGGCCGTACGTCGTGGAGCCGGGCGACCGCGGAGTGGTCACTCCCGACAACCCAGGCCGCCCTGGAGGTGTCGTTCGTGACCACTGCGCCGTCCGAGCCTGCTCGCCGTACGCCATGGGGTCGCCCGGTTTCGGCGACGCTCGAGCCTTCGGCCCTCGCTGCTCGACCAACGGGGTCGTTGGTCGAGCAGGGAGGAGCGCTAGCGACGAGCGTCGTCGAGACCCGGTGAGGGACACGCGGGCCGCAACGACTCGCCGTACGCCATGGGGTCGCTGGGTTTCGGCGATGCTCGAGCCTTCGGCCCTCGCTGCTCAACCAGCGGGGTCGTTGGTCGAGCAGGGAGGAGCGCTAGCGACGAGCGTCGTCGAGA from Nocardioides salarius harbors:
- a CDS encoding ABC transporter ATP-binding protein — its product is MLTLDRLTAGYGPITALQDVSFSAGKGQITAVLGANGAGKTTLLRTVSGLHRPESGTIALDGQPLRKVNAEQMPALGMVHVPEGRGVITELTIEENLRLGGLAKGGKLRSEDLERVYELFPVLADRRAGLAHTLSGGERQMLVIGRALMSEPRLLLLDEPSLGLAPRIVAQIFDLLRGLVDDQGLSVLLVEQNARSALSVADHGVVLNLGRVVADEKASVLAADDQLRHAYLGF
- a CDS encoding ABC transporter ATP-binding protein is translated as MSSTPSAEGGPAPALELSDVTVRFGGITALSEVGLTVRPGSVHGVIGPNGAGKTTLFNVACGFVTPDTGRIVREGTVLDKLAPHQLAGLSMARTLQGLGLFDRITVLDNVVVGADRHARSGFLGSLLALPRAGREEKALRERARAVLAELHIEQYADRYPTSLPYPVRKRVALARALAAEPTLLLLDEPASGLSSAEMDELGDLVTSLGSRMSVMLVEHHMDLVMRVCDEITVLDFGRVIAHGTPDEVRNDPAVLAAYLGDEVTH
- a CDS encoding PucR family transcriptional regulator, which gives rise to MRVDVGPGRATLEDVQRAWLPLVEQSDQIADSITLTLLERDAAVYDQVGPDLRADVRESTRVHIRRGLEVLTGRRPAGGSSAAQVWRETGRRRAQQGVPLELVLNAYTVGARMLWEALVAHSQRKDGRGDEPVLLLAARIVWSNLDVQTAVLISAYRRESARLTRVDLQRQQSVLDALVEGRGADPEYAAEVRDALGIDPDAPVGCLVALLDGEVDAGLEPSEDRLERLGLTVRWHVRGGTYFGLVAASSPGATGATVSPLAEDLLVDVVGPQVRARVGVCVAPDGVAGFAAAYQLATRAAETMGRGTTGAVAVSQRLPEVLLAGSPQVAPLLLRETLGPLLAQPEAQSRTLLDTLAALLRHDGSPTHAAEELYCHRNTVIYRLKQIEELTGRSLASPRDKLLLELALMARDR